One part of the Borreliella garinii genome encodes these proteins:
- a CDS encoding DUF1473 family protein, with translation MIMRYKMKILTKNKTYEYPLRVLPVYEWDKVLGFNQSDAVFKLNEVKYLREITSLMISPKFLDEFYVILDQNREFISYYKDYLVAIIYTAQFNTFHIDNDLKTPALVYLSEYENNVGDFVSFDYINENFDYEKVVTSLSSVTSNSNKLVAK, from the coding sequence ATGATAATGAGATATAAAATGAAAATTTTAACTAAAAACAAAACCTATGAATACCCACTTAGAGTATTGCCGGTCTATGAATGGGACAAGGTACTTGGATTTAATCAAAGCGACGCTGTTTTTAAACTTAATGAGGTTAAATACTTAAGAGAAATTACAAGCTTAATGATAAGTCCAAAATTTCTAGATGAATTCTATGTGATTTTGGATCAAAATAGAGAATTTATTTCTTATTATAAAGACTATCTTGTTGCAATAATTTACACTGCACAATTCAATACTTTTCACATAGATAATGATCTAAAAACCCCCGCTTTAGTATATTTGAGTGAGTATGAAAATAATGTTGGTGATTTTGTTAGTTTTGACTATATCAATGAAAATTTTGATTATGAAAAAGTAGTCACTTCACTTTCATCAGTTACATCAAATTCTAATAAACTGGTTGCTAAATGA